In Hydractinia symbiolongicarpus strain clone_291-10 chromosome 4, HSymV2.1, whole genome shotgun sequence, the following proteins share a genomic window:
- the LOC130640896 gene encoding uncharacterized protein LOC130640896 isoform X2 has protein sequence MIMKKKAKKTKQLPLPEEDDELVDLNFIHWGYLNCCELVSNGKKVKKEYWNTYWVDLCGSTVRFYKDASLPEDSPMHPPPVTQYGALQENESKVAFFDLDNGDVKVLEDGRVFRRKMPKSVYSKIYRRHLFRVKFNKIRSYYAFQASSHSAMLRWVSKIQESIDAKAENKVCYFHFGQQCKFLLY, from the exons aaacaa CTGCCACTTCCAGAGGAGGATGATGAATtggttgatttaaattttatacat TGGGGTTATCTAAACTGTTGTGAGCTTGTTTCAAATGGAAAAAAAGTCAAG AAAGAGTATTGGAACACTTATTGGGTGGATCTTTGTGGTTCAACCGTGCGCTTTTACAAG gaTGCTTCTCTACCTGAGGACTCACCCATGCACCCTCCTCCAGTTACTCAATATGGTGCATTGCAGGAG AATGAATCTAAAGTAGCTTTTTTTGATTTGGATAATGGTGACGTTAAAGTGTTGGAAGATGGAAGA gtGTTTCGAAGAAAAATGCCGAAATCAGTCTATTCAAAAATCTACAGAAGACATTTATTTAGAgtgaaatttaataaaatcagATCTTATTATGCATTTCAAGCTTCATCACATTCAGCTATGCTGAGATG GGTATCCAAAATACAAGAAAGTATTGATGCTAAAGCAGAAAATAAGGTATGTTATTTTCACTTTGGACAACAATGCAAATTTCTTTTGTATTGA
- the LOC130640896 gene encoding uncharacterized protein LOC130640896 isoform X1: protein MDDINELLFDDINDLPLPEEDDELVDLNFIHWGYLNCCELVSNGKKVKKEYWNTYWVDLCGSTVRFYKDASLPEDSPMHPPPVTQYGALQENESKVAFFDLDNGDVKVLEDGRVFRRKMPKSVYSKIYRRHLFRVKFNKIRSYYAFQASSHSAMLRWVSKIQESIDAKAENKVCYFHFGQQCKFLLY, encoded by the exons CTGCCACTTCCAGAGGAGGATGATGAATtggttgatttaaattttatacat TGGGGTTATCTAAACTGTTGTGAGCTTGTTTCAAATGGAAAAAAAGTCAAG AAAGAGTATTGGAACACTTATTGGGTGGATCTTTGTGGTTCAACCGTGCGCTTTTACAAG gaTGCTTCTCTACCTGAGGACTCACCCATGCACCCTCCTCCAGTTACTCAATATGGTGCATTGCAGGAG AATGAATCTAAAGTAGCTTTTTTTGATTTGGATAATGGTGACGTTAAAGTGTTGGAAGATGGAAGA gtGTTTCGAAGAAAAATGCCGAAATCAGTCTATTCAAAAATCTACAGAAGACATTTATTTAGAgtgaaatttaataaaatcagATCTTATTATGCATTTCAAGCTTCATCACATTCAGCTATGCTGAGATG GGTATCCAAAATACAAGAAAGTATTGATGCTAAAGCAGAAAATAAGGTATGTTATTTTCACTTTGGACAACAATGCAAATTTCTTTTGTATTGA
- the LOC130640896 gene encoding uncharacterized protein LOC130640896 isoform X3, translating into MAKKQINLPLPEEDDELVDLNFIHWGYLNCCELVSNGKKVKKEYWNTYWVDLCGSTVRFYKDASLPEDSPMHPPPVTQYGALQENESKVAFFDLDNGDVKVLEDGRVFRRKMPKSVYSKIYRRHLFRVKFNKIRSYYAFQASSHSAMLRWVSKIQESIDAKAENKVCYFHFGQQCKFLLY; encoded by the exons CTGCCACTTCCAGAGGAGGATGATGAATtggttgatttaaattttatacat TGGGGTTATCTAAACTGTTGTGAGCTTGTTTCAAATGGAAAAAAAGTCAAG AAAGAGTATTGGAACACTTATTGGGTGGATCTTTGTGGTTCAACCGTGCGCTTTTACAAG gaTGCTTCTCTACCTGAGGACTCACCCATGCACCCTCCTCCAGTTACTCAATATGGTGCATTGCAGGAG AATGAATCTAAAGTAGCTTTTTTTGATTTGGATAATGGTGACGTTAAAGTGTTGGAAGATGGAAGA gtGTTTCGAAGAAAAATGCCGAAATCAGTCTATTCAAAAATCTACAGAAGACATTTATTTAGAgtgaaatttaataaaatcagATCTTATTATGCATTTCAAGCTTCATCACATTCAGCTATGCTGAGATG GGTATCCAAAATACAAGAAAGTATTGATGCTAAAGCAGAAAATAAGGTATGTTATTTTCACTTTGGACAACAATGCAAATTTCTTTTGTATTGA